The Chlorocebus sabaeus isolate Y175 chromosome 1, mChlSab1.0.hap1, whole genome shotgun sequence genome includes a region encoding these proteins:
- the SSRP1 gene encoding FACT complex subunit SSRP1, whose product MAETLEFNDIYQEVKGSMNDGRLRLSRQGIIFKNSKTGKVDNIQAGELTEGIWRRVALGHGLKLLTKNGHVYKYDGFRESEFEKLSDFFKTHYRLELMEKDLCVKGWNWGTVKFGGQLLSFDIGDQPVFEIPLSNVSQCTTGKNEVTLEFHQNDDAEVSLMEVRFYVPPTQEDGVDPVEAFAQNVLSKADVIQATGDAICIFRELQCLTPRGRYDIRIYPTFLHLHGKTFDYKIPYTTVLRLFLLPHKDQRQMFFVISLDPPIKQGQTRYHFLILLFSKDEDISLTLNMNEEEVEKRFEGRLTKNMSGSLYEMVSRVMKALVNRKITVPGNFQGHSGAQCITCSYKASSGLLYPLERGFIYVHKPPVHIRFDEISFVNFARGTTTTRSFDFEIETKQGTQYTFSSIEREEYGKLFDFVNAKKLNIKNRGLKEGMNPSYDEYADSDEDQHDAYLERMKEEGKIREENANDSSDDSGEETDESFNPGEEEEDVAEEFDSNASASSSSNEGDSDRDEKKRKQLKKAKMAKDRKSRKKPVEVKKGKDPNAPKRPMSAYMLWLNASREKIKSDHPGISITDLSKKAGEIWKGMSKEKKEEWDRKAEDARREYEKAMKEYEGGRGESSKRDKSKKKKKVKVKMEKKSTPSRGSSSKSSSRQLSESFKSKEFVSSDESSSGENKSKKKRRRSEDSDEEELASTPPSSEDSASGSDE is encoded by the exons ATGGCAGAGACACTGGAATTCAACGACATCTATCAGGAGGTGAAAGGCTCCATG AATGATGGTCGACTGAGGTTGAGCCGCCAGGGCATCATCTTCAAGAACAGCAAGACGGGCAAAGTGGACAACATCCAGGCTGGGGAGTTAACAGAAGGCATCTGGCGCCGTGTTGCTCTGGGCCATGGACTTAAACTGCTTACAAAGAATGGCCATGTCTACAAGTATGATGGCTTCCGAGAATCG GAGTTTGAGAAACTCTCTGATTTCTTCAAAACTCACTATCGCCTTGAGTTAATGGAGAAGGACCTTTGTGTGAAGGGCTGGAACTGGGGGACAGTGAAATTTGGTG GGCAGCTGCTTTCCTTTGACATTGGTGACCAGCCAGTCTTTGAGATACCCCTCAGCAATGTGTCCCAGTGCACCACTGGCAAGAATGAGGTGACACTGGAATTCCACCAAAACGATGACGCAGAGGTGTCTCTCATGGAGGTCCGCTTCTATGTCCCTCCCACCCAGGAGGATGGTGTGGACCCTGTTGAG GCCTTTGCCCAGAATGTGTTGTCGAAGGCGGATGTAATCCAGGCCACGGGAGATGCCATCTGCATCTTCCGGGAGCTGCAGTGTCTGACTCCTCGAGGTCGTTACGACATTCGGATCTACCCCACCTTTCTGCACCTGCATGGCAAGACCTTTGACTACAAGATCCCCTACACCACAGTACTGCGTCTGTTTTTGTTACCCCACAAGGACCAGCGACAGATGTTCTTTGTG ATCAGCCTGGACCCCCCAATCAAGCAAGGCCAAACTCGCTACCACTTCCTGATCCTCCTCTTCTCCAAGGACGAGGACATTTCGTTGACTTTGAACATGAACGA GGAAGAAGTGGAGAAGCGCTTCGAGGGTCGTCTCACCAAGAACATGTCAGGATCCCTCTATGAGATGGTCAGCCGGGTCATGAAAGCGCTGGTGAACCGCAAGATCACAGTGCCAGGCAACTTCCAAGG GCACTCAGGGGCCCAGTGCATTACCTGTTCCTACAAGGCGAGCTCAGGACTGCTCTACCCGCTGGAGCGGGGCTTCATCTACGTCCACAAGCCACCTGTGCACATCCGCTTCGATGAGATCTCCTTTGTCAACTTTGCTCGTGGTACCACTACGACTCGTTCCTTTGACTTTGAAATTGAGACCAAGCAGGGCACTCAGTATACCTTCAGCAGCATTGAGAG GGAGGAGTATGGGAAACTGTTTGACTTTGTCAACGCgaaaaaactcaacatcaaaAACCGAGGATTGAAAGAG GGCATGAACCCAAGCTACGACGAATATGCCGACTCTGATGAGGACCAGCATGATGCCTACTTGGAGAGGATGAAGGAGGAAGGCAAGATCCGGGAGGAGAATGCCAACGACAGCAGCGATGACTCGGGAGAAGAAACCG ATGAGTCATTCAACCCAGGTGAAGAGGAGGAAGATGTGGCAGAGGA GTTTGACAGCAATGCCTCTGCCAGCTCCTCCAGTAATGAAGGTGACAGTGACCGGGATGAGAAGAAGCGGAAACAGCTCAAAAAGGCCAAGATGGCCAAGGACCGCAAGAGCCGCAAGAAGCCTGTGGAG GTGAAGAAGGGCAAAGACCCCAATGCCCCCAAGAGGCCCATGTCTGCGTACATGCTGTGGCTCAATGCCAGCCGAGAGAAGATCAAGTCAGACCATCCTGGCATCAGCATCACAGATCTTTCCAAGAAGGCAGGCGAGATCTGGAAGGGAATgtccaaagagaagaaagag gagTGGGATCGCAAGGCTGAGGATGCCAGGAGGGAATATGAAAAAGCCATGAAAGAATATGAAGGGGGCCGAGGCGAGTCTTCTAAGAG GGACAagtcaaagaagaagaagaaagtaaaggtAAAGATGGAAAAGAAATCCACGCCCTCTAGGGGCTCATCATCCAAGTCATCCTCAAGGCAGCTAAGCGAGAGCTTCAAGAGCAAAGAGTTTGTGTCTAGTGATGAGAGCTCTTCGGGAGAGAACAAGagcaaaaagaagaggaggaggagcgaG GACTCTGACGAAGAAGAACTAGCCAGTACTCCCCCCAGCTCAGAAGACTCAGCGTCAGGATCCGATGAGTAG